The Nitrospira sp. genome segment CTCACTCTACCCTCTCCCCAGTTTCTGGGAATAAGCCTGTGGACAAAACTCATTCCTATCGCCCGAAGAGGCGAGATACAACTGCAACGAGCTTCTTGCCTAGTTTTTAGTCATTGATACGGAATGAGATTCAGACACCATATCTTGGGGTGTTATCGTTTCATCAACATTTCCAACTAATTCGAAACGTTTTATGAAAAAGTCTTGCGATCGTCTGAGCCCTGTTGACAGGAAGGGAGCAAGCATGTTACCAATGGTTACATGCTGAAGCCGAGAGACCTTAAACGTATTCGAGAAGGATTAGGGCTCACACAGCAGCAACTTGCTGATGCCTTGCACACCACGCGGGTATCAGTGGCGAGGTATGAGACCGGCATGCGGAAAATTCCCGGTGTTGTATCGGTGGTGCTGGATCAATTGCGACGGAAAACCGAGATTCCCATGGCCGGCCTGGTCGCAGCCGGCTCACCCATCGAGCCGGTGTCGCAAGCGGAACTCGTGGACATACCACCGAGCATGTTGCGAGGCGGTGAGACCTTCGCCCTAAAGATAAAGGGCGAGTCAATGAAAGATGACGGGATTTTACCCGGCGATCTGGTAGTCGTGCGCAAACAGGAAACGGCTAAAAACGGGCAAACCGTCGTCGCCTTGGTCAATCACGAAGCCACGATCAAGACATATTTCAAGAAGAGTGGGCGCATTGAACTTCATCCGGCCAACGACCAGATGCAGCCGATTATCGTCCGGCCATCGGACGAGTTTCATATCGAAGGCATTGTCATCGGTGTCATTCGACATTGCGCCGTCTAATCACTCGAAAGGAGCAACGATGATCGCGACAGAGCGAACAACCCTAATAAAAGACCACTTGATGGATTTGGAAAGAACGGTGGCAGCACTGGACAACAGATTGCAGAGCATCCAGTGGGGATTGCAACTAAGCACTATAGGATTACTGGTAGAGAGTTTTCGAAGCGTAATGCGATCCAAGCAGAGAAGCCGGTTCATGTCGACAGTCTGTAATCAACATATACGTTCGAATACAAAGCTGGCGAGTCATGACGGTCCAAGAACATAGCTCACCATCAACGACGACAGGACCCTGTTCTGATTGTGGAATCGTGGTCGAACGGCGGATGGAATCGATCGACGGCTTTACGCATTCCATGGTCCAGCTTTGCCCAACCTGCTGGAATGCATACCGACAGCGGCAGGTATTTGCCGGCGGATGCTGCGGGTAGGAGAAGGCCGTGGTATGAGAGGCACAGAAGCAAGAGGAGGAACTGCGCAGTTGCCGGTCACAGGCGGGGAAAGTCTCCGTCACAAACTCTCGTCACGGTCCAGGCCTGCGAAAGCTGAAACAGAAGGT includes the following:
- the lexA gene encoding transcriptional repressor LexA, whose product is MLKPRDLKRIREGLGLTQQQLADALHTTRVSVARYETGMRKIPGVVSVVLDQLRRKTEIPMAGLVAAGSPIEPVSQAELVDIPPSMLRGGETFALKIKGESMKDDGILPGDLVVVRKQETAKNGQTVVALVNHEATIKTYFKKSGRIELHPANDQMQPIIVRPSDEFHIEGIVIGVIRHCAV